CCCGGATCGCGGGTATTCGGTGCAGCAAACCATGCTCGCCATTCAGCGCCTGAACCCCGATGCCTTCATCAACAACAACATTAATCTGCTGAAAAAGGGCCAGGTGTTGCGCTTGCCTTCGGCAGAGGAAATCAGCTCCCTCAGCACGCGCCAAGCCATCAACGAAGTTGCCTATCAAAACAGCCAGTGGTCTGGTGGCGCTGCACTTGATGCTAGCCGCCGCAGTGGCGCGGTTGCCAGCCAGTCGAGCGGTCGCGAAGGGCGCGTACAGCTGAGCAGTGGCAGCTCCAGTTCCGACGTCAACACCGGTAGCGGCCGTGGCCGCAACGTTGAAGCGCTGGAAAATGAGCTGGCTATCGCCCAAGAAGAACTGGGTGCCGCCCAGCGTCAGAATGAAGATTTACGCGGCCGTGTGTCTGATCTTGAAGAGCAGATCGAAACCATGGAGCGCCTGCTTGAAGTTACCAACGAAGAGCTGCGCGCTCTGCAGTTGAACTCGGCACAAGCCCTAGAAGGCGGCGAAACGCCGGCAGAGCCAGAGGCAGCACCAGCGCAGGCGGCACCAGCCTCCCCTGAGGTTGCGGCCACCCCCGAGCCTGCCAAGCCCAACACTGTAGTGGTCAGCAGCAAGCCCGAGCCCACGCTGATCGACACCTTGATGGACAACATCCTTTACATCGCGCTGGGCTTGCTCGCCGTGATTGGCGGTTTGTTCTTCTGGAAGCGCAAGCAGGAAGATACAGCCGCGGCTGAAGACGAACTGGATTTCTACGAAGAGCCGGAGTCAGAGCAGGAAGATGATGATCCCTTCGCGCTGCCTGATGATCTGTCATCCGATTACGACGACATGGCAGATGAGCAGCCAGTTGAAGATCTGGAAGAGCAGGAAAGTGCCGAGGCCGAAACTGCCGATGTGGCAGCCGAAGCCGATATCTACATTGCCTACGGCAAGTACGATCAAGCGGAAGAAATGCTGCTTAAGGCCTTGGCCCAGGAGCCCGGGCGTGAAGATGTCACTCTCAAGCTGCTGGAAGTCTACGCAGAAACCAAAAACCTTGAAGCCTTTGATCAACACTATGCAGGCCTGCTAGAGACTGCAGACGGTGCCACCCAGCAGCGCGCAGAAGAGTTGCGCGACTCCATTCCCGGCGCGGGTGAATTTGATCGCACCCAGGTACAGGCAGTGGCTGGAGCCGCAGCCCTTGGCGCTGCATCGGCGGCGCTGTCTGATGATATCGATCTGGATGCCGGTTTGGATGATTCGGTTGATCCTTTGTTGAGCCTGGCCGAAGAGGGCGCAGACGACGAAGGCTTCGATGCGCTGGAAGGGCTTGAAGATCTGGATACCGATTTCGGTGACCTGGCGGCCGAAGGCGCCGGTGAAAGCCTGGATCTGGATGACACCGAGTCGCTGGATTTCGATTTGGACGACCTGGACGATGATTCGGGTAGCGCCGAAGAGTTGTCGCTGGATTTGGACAGCGGTGTAGAAGAGTCAGAATCTGCCGACGATTTCAGTCTTGATTTGGGCGACGACGATGAATTCGCCCTGGATCTGGATACCGAGGAAGACAAGCAGGCGCTCAGCGAACTGTCGCTTGATGGCGAAGACGATTTTGGTTTGTCAGCCGAAGCGGAACCTGCAACGGCCGCGGATGAAGAGTTCAGCCTCTCGCTAGACGATGCAGAAGACGAGCCGCTGAGCTTGGATGTCGAAGAGGAAGCCTTTGATCTCGACTTAAGCGCCGCCGATGCAGACAGCTCTGCCAGTGCTGCAGACGACGAAGAGTTTGCGCTGAACCTTGATGACGACGGCGACCTGTCGGTTGATTTAGGCGATATGGGCGAAACAGCGCCCGCTGAGGAGGCCACCGAAAGCTTTGATCTCTCGCTGGATGACGAGCTGGATCTGTCGGCAGCCGAGCCAGAGGCGCCGGCAGTGGCAGCGCCGGCCGCGACACCTGAGCTATCACCCGATGATGAGCCTGAATCCCTCAGTGTTGAGGCAGATGATTTTGATTCGGCTGGCGACTTTGGCGATATGGATCTGGCCGCCCTCGATGAAGAAATGGATACCCTGTCTGCGGACCTGGATTTGGATGACGATCTGGCCGCATTGGATGACGAGCCAGCTACAGAGCAAGAGCCGGAGTTTGATATCAGTGCTGATCTTGGTATTGAAGATGGCGCCGATGAATTGCCACCGCTGGCTGCAGATGATCAGGTGTTTGATGAAGCCTTGGCAGATGCACCCGCCGGCGGCGATGACGATGAAGGCGTAGACGCCGAGCTGGGCTTTTTGGCCGATAGCGATGAAGTGGCCACCAAGCTTGATTTGGCCCGCGCGTACATCGACATGGGCGATAGCGAAGGTGCACGCGATATTCTGAGCGAAGTGCTGGAAGAGGGCGATGCCACCCAAAAAGGCGAGGCAGAAGAGCTTATGTCTCGTATTGGCTAGCGCCAAACTTGCCAAAAGGCCCTGCAGGCGTTAGCTTGCAGGGCCTTTTTTATGCCCACTCGTTGATGGCCGGACCCAGTGCAGAAAATTTACACACCCAATTGTGAAATCGTGAATGGCGTAAGCCTGCCTGAGGGCGTGCGGCGCGTAGCCTTGGCCCTTGAGTATCATGGCGGTAGCTTTCGTGGCTTCCAGCAGCAGGAGGCAGGGGTGCCCACGGTGCAGGCGTCATTGCAGGATGCGCTTTCAAAAGTGGCCAATGAGCCCATCACCCTTGTGTGTGCCGGGCGCACAGATGCCGAGGTGCATGCCACTAATCAGGTGGTGCATTTTGATACCCGTGCCGTGCGTAGCGCGAAGGCCTGGACGGCCGGGGTGAACGCCAATTTGCCCGCGGGGGTAGCGGTAAAGTGGGCCGCTGAAGTGCCACCTGCCTTTCACGCGCGTTTCAGTGCCCGCGAGCGCACCTATCGCTACATTATTTTCAACTCGCCCATGCGGCCCGCGCTGCAGCACGATCAGCTTACCTGGTGCCGCGAGCCGCTGGATGTAAACCGCATGCGGGCCGGCGCCAAGCACCTGTTGGGTGAGCATGACTTCAATGCCTTTCGCGCCGCCCAGTGCCAGGCCAGACATCCGGTACGTGAAATCAAGCGTATCGATTTAGCGGTGCGCGGGGATCTGATCATCATGGAGATCACCGCCAACGCGTTTTTGCACCACATGGTGCGCAACATTGCCGGTGTGCTGATGCGCGTGGGCAAGGGTTGGGCCGAAACAGGCTGGGTGGGCGAGGTGCTGGCTTCGAAAGATCGTACCCAGGCTGCGGAAACCGCACCCCCTTATGGGTTGTATTTGGTGCACGTGGCTTACCCGCAGGAATTTAACCTGCCCCAGTTCCGGCCAGGCCCCTGCTTTTTGGCCGAAAAACTGGGTGATTTTAGCCGTTAGCCCGCAGTTTTAACGGGGCTTTTCTGCTAGTATTCGGCCTCCGTTATCGCCCGTCTCTACAACCGGCCGATTAACACCCAATGCCCCGCATACACCAGCAGGCAGTAACGAGTTTGGCTTGATGACTCATCAGAGAACACGTATCAAAATTTGCGGCATCACGCAGCTGGAAAACCTACTGGCAGTTGAAGCCTGTGGCGTAGATGC
This genomic stretch from Simiduia sp. 21SJ11W-1 harbors:
- a CDS encoding FimV/HubP family polar landmark protein; the protein is MRLRKLALSIGVSAALVSNLGFALGLGEIKLNSALNQPLDAQIKLLQVRDLSEEEIVVQLASREAYERANVERLFFLSGMKFEVVLDNPSNPHIRVTTQENVREPYLNFLLETQWPTGRMLREYTVLMDLPTFSEKNQKAVSAPSQSAPASVPVRPRPAVKPAQPTAAAHPAPRPVTQSAPAGDYTVRANDTLWDIALMARPDRGYSVQQTMLAIQRLNPDAFINNNINLLKKGQVLRLPSAEEISSLSTRQAINEVAYQNSQWSGGAALDASRRSGAVASQSSGREGRVQLSSGSSSSDVNTGSGRGRNVEALENELAIAQEELGAAQRQNEDLRGRVSDLEEQIETMERLLEVTNEELRALQLNSAQALEGGETPAEPEAAPAQAAPASPEVAATPEPAKPNTVVVSSKPEPTLIDTLMDNILYIALGLLAVIGGLFFWKRKQEDTAAAEDELDFYEEPESEQEDDDPFALPDDLSSDYDDMADEQPVEDLEEQESAEAETADVAAEADIYIAYGKYDQAEEMLLKALAQEPGREDVTLKLLEVYAETKNLEAFDQHYAGLLETADGATQQRAEELRDSIPGAGEFDRTQVQAVAGAAALGAASAALSDDIDLDAGLDDSVDPLLSLAEEGADDEGFDALEGLEDLDTDFGDLAAEGAGESLDLDDTESLDFDLDDLDDDSGSAEELSLDLDSGVEESESADDFSLDLGDDDEFALDLDTEEDKQALSELSLDGEDDFGLSAEAEPATAADEEFSLSLDDAEDEPLSLDVEEEAFDLDLSAADADSSASAADDEEFALNLDDDGDLSVDLGDMGETAPAEEATESFDLSLDDELDLSAAEPEAPAVAAPAATPELSPDDEPESLSVEADDFDSAGDFGDMDLAALDEEMDTLSADLDLDDDLAALDDEPATEQEPEFDISADLGIEDGADELPPLAADDQVFDEALADAPAGGDDDEGVDAELGFLADSDEVATKLDLARAYIDMGDSEGARDILSEVLEEGDATQKGEAEELMSRIG
- the truA gene encoding tRNA pseudouridine(38-40) synthase TruA; translation: MQKIYTPNCEIVNGVSLPEGVRRVALALEYHGGSFRGFQQQEAGVPTVQASLQDALSKVANEPITLVCAGRTDAEVHATNQVVHFDTRAVRSAKAWTAGVNANLPAGVAVKWAAEVPPAFHARFSARERTYRYIIFNSPMRPALQHDQLTWCREPLDVNRMRAGAKHLLGEHDFNAFRAAQCQARHPVREIKRIDLAVRGDLIIMEITANAFLHHMVRNIAGVLMRVGKGWAETGWVGEVLASKDRTQAAETAPPYGLYLVHVAYPQEFNLPQFRPGPCFLAEKLGDFSR